In Humulus lupulus chromosome 7, drHumLupu1.1, whole genome shotgun sequence, the following are encoded in one genomic region:
- the LOC133789020 gene encoding glutamyl-tRNA reductase 1, chloroplastic-like — MAAATATAANAFVTRYPNAMADTSTSNSSTLSSSQIRFGFRPLRIKRLVSERRRSSLSLSPVCSMNDSDNSMQSSRVAAEAMALGVSALEKLKTSGAQRYTKEKSSFVIVGLNVHTAPVEIREKVNIPESQWPQAISELCDLNHIEEAAVLSTCNRIEIYVKALSQHRGVKEVTEWMSKTSGVPVSELCKHRILLYNKDATQHLFEVASGLDSLVLGEGQILSQVKHVVKVGQGVPGFGSGIGGLFKHAITAGKRVRTETNISSGSVSVSSAAVELAILKLQEPYFANARVLVVGAGKMGKLVIKHLIAKGCEKMVVVNRSEERVAAISEEFENVEITYKPFSELLSSAADADLIFTCTASETFLFSKEEVQMLPLVHPGIGSRLFVDISVPRNVDSSVSELEAARVYDVDDLKEVVSANMEDRLRKAREAQVIIDEELGKFEAWKDSRETVPTIKKFRAYVERIRAAELEKCLSKLGDNISKKDKQAVYDLSMGIVKKLLHGPMEHLRCDGSDDGRSLNEVLENMRALNRMFDLHTETSMLEQKILTKLERSKK, encoded by the exons ATGGCGGCAGCCACCGCCACCGCCGCCAATGCCTTTGTCACCCGCTATCCCAACGCGATGGCTGACACCTCCACCTCGAATTCCTCCACGCTTTCTTCCTCTCAGATCCGATTTGGATTCAGGCCTTTGAGGATCAAGAGATTGGTCTCCGAGAGACGGCGTTCGTCTTTGAGTTTGAGCCCTGTCTGTTCGATGAACGACTCTGATAATTCGATGCAGAGCAGTCGTGTGGCGGCGGAGGCCATGGCTCTCGGCGTTTCGGCTCTAGAGAAGCTCAAGACGTCCGGGGCTCAAA GGTATACAAAAGAAAAGAGCAGCTTTGTGATCGTAGGGCTCAATGTTCACACAGCTCCAGTTGAGATACGCGAGAAAGTTAATATTCCAGAATCTCAGTGGCCTCAAGCCATAAGTGAACTCTGTGATTTGAACCATATAGAGGAGGCTGCTGTTCTTAGTACCTGTAACCGTATAGAGATATATGTTAAGGCTTTATCTCAGCATCGTGGGGTTAAAGAAGTGACCGAATGGATGTCAAAG ACGAGTGGAGTGCCAGTTTCAGAGCTTTGTAAGCACCGAATTTTGCTGTATAACAAAGATGCTACTCAGCACTTGTTTGAGGTGGCTTCTGGGCTCGATTCTCTTGTTTTAGGGGAGGGTCAGATTCTTTCTCAGGTTAAGCATGTTGTAAAAGTTGGGCAGGGAGTTCCTGGCTTTGGTAGTGGAATTGGTGGGCTGTTTAAGCATGCAATCACTGCGGGGAAGCGCGTTAGAACTGAAACGAACATTTCCTCAGGCTCGGTTTCTGTCAGTTCGGCTGCTGTGGAGCTAGCTATATTGAAGCTTCAAGAACCTTATTTTGCTAATGCAAGAGTGTTGGTGGTAGGAGCAGGCAAGATGGGGAAACTTGTGATCAAACACTTGATAGCAAAAGGGTGTGAAAAAATGGTGGTGGTCAACAGGAGTGAGGAGAGAGTTGCTGCCATCTCTGAAGAGTTCGAAAACGTTGAGATTACCTATAAACCCTTTTCAGAACTGCTATCAAGTGCAGCTGATGCTGATCTTATTTTCACCTGTACTGCATCAGAAACCTTCTTGTTCTCGAAAGAAGAAGTACAGATGCTGCCCCTTGTTCATCCAGGAATTGGAAGCCGATTGTTTGTTGATATTTCTGTTCCCCGCAATGTGGATTCATCTGTCTCGGAACTTGAGGCTGCACGTGTTTATGATGTGGATGACCTAAAGGAAGTTGTGTCAGCTAACATGGAAGACAGACTCCGAAAAGCTAGGGAAGCTCAGGTGATCATCGATGAGGAATTAGGCAAATTCGAAGCCTGGAAAGATTCTCGAGAGACTGTTCCCACCATAAAGAAGTTcagagcttatgttgaaagaatAAGGGCTGCAGAATTAGAGAAGTGTTTGTCCAAATTGGGTGACAACATCTCTAAAAAGGACAAACAAGCTGTTTATGATCTTAGCATGGGCATTGTGAAAAAGCTCCTCCATGGTCCAATGGAGCATCTCAGATGCGATGGGAGCGATGACGGCCGGAGTTTGAACGAGGTACTAGAGAACATGAGGGCTCTAAACAGAATGTTTGATCTTCACACAGAAACATCTATGTTGGAACAAAAGATTCTAACAAAGTTGGAAAGAAGCAAAAAATAG